Proteins encoded together in one Triticum dicoccoides isolate Atlit2015 ecotype Zavitan chromosome 7B, WEW_v2.0, whole genome shotgun sequence window:
- the LOC119340354 gene encoding glycolipid transfer protein 3-like encodes METEIEREKMERGKSELRVVMEELCLLSPGDGEEQEQEQQLRSSTMDLLCVSKQLLHVLDEIGPTLLVLRQDIQQNVQRLEDLHARDSSKYATLTAIVIEEVEEGTSKKTNSCTRAIIWLARSMNFSVHLLERLMKNPESSLKEMVEEAYKSTLKPFHGWISSAAYRVALGLIPEREIFIQLLMGNCQDPEDFGGDVMILVSIVQPLLEEINAILVKNQLDRLKST; translated from the exons ATGGAGACAGAGATAGAAAGGGAGAAGATGGAGAGGGGCAAGTCTGAGCTGAGGGTAGTCATGGAGGAGCTCTGCTTGCTCAGCCCAGGAGATGGTGAAGAACAGGAGCAGGAGCAGCAACTTAGGTCATCCACCATGGATCTCCTCTGTGTCTCCAAGCAGCTCCTGCATGTCCTTG ATGAGATTGGGCCAACGTTACTAGTCCTCAGGCAAGACATTCAGCAAAATGTTCAG AGACTAGAAGATCTCCATGCAAGAGACTCCTCGAAATATGCGACTTTGACGGCGATTGTGATAGAGGAAGTGGAGGAAGGGACCTCAAAGAAGACCAACAGTTGCACCAGGGCAATTATCTGGCTGGCTAG GTCAATGAATTTCTCAGTACATTTGCTGGAGAGATTAATGAAGAACCCAGAGTCAAGCCTGAAAGAGATGGTGGAAGAGGCATACAAGAGCACCCTGAAGCCATTCCACGGATGGATCTCATCAGCTGCTTACAGG GTAGCATTGGGTCTCATTCCAGAAAGAGAGATCTTTATTCAGCTGCTGATGGGGAACTGCCAGGATCCTGAGGATTTTGgaggagatgtcatgatcttggtcTCCATTGTACAGCCTCTGCTAGAAGAGATCAATGCCATTTTG GTCAAAAACCAGCTGGACAGGCTCAAATCCACCTGA